The genomic interval TGTTTCGGCTGATCCGACTTCTGCCAGAGACTCGAATCCTTCAAAAGGCGTTGATGGAGCTGCGGCACATAGACCCGCCAACTGTCCGCAATACTCGACCGAATTTTCGGTTTTAGCGCCGCAAGTGCTTCGCGATTTCGATTCAGTTCCTCGGTACTGTTGATCGCATTTCGTCCGGGACGACACGACCCCAAAACTCCAAACAGGGCGTAGTAGTCCCGTTGGCTGATCGCATCAAACTTGTGATCGTGACAACGTGCACAGGCCACCGTCAGTCCCAGAAACGCTTTCGAGAACGTATTGATTTCGTCATCGATGAATCGGACTTTCTCATCGAGCGGATCGGTCGGCGCAAACCCGTGAAAAACCATTCGCCAATGCGCGGGGCCGATCATCGATTCATTGATACCCAGTACGGGATTCAGCCGTGGCTGTTCAAGCAAATCGCCCGCAATATGCTCGCGGACAAGCTGGTCGTATGACACGCCCGAGTTCAGCGCCCGGATCAGGTAGTCGCGATACCGCCACGCGTTCTCAATCGTTGGATCGCCTTCGGACCCGTGCGTTTCGGCATAACGAATCCAGTCCATCCAGTGTCGCGCCCAGCGTTCGCCAAAATGAGGACTTTCGAGAAGATGATTGACCAGCAATTCAAAGCCACCCGGCTGTTCCAAGCGAGCGGTCCAAGATTCGACCTCCTCCGCCGTCGGCGGTAGACCGATAAGGGCAAAGTAAAGTCGTCGAACGAGCACGCGCGATTCAGCCGCTTCACTCGTCTTCAACCCTTTTTCCCGTAGCTTGGCGAGGACGAACAGGTCGATGGGATGCACCGACCACGAATTCTCGGCAAGCTTTGGGGGAGCGACATCGTGAATGGGCTGAAAACTCCACCAGGCCTTGCGTTTCTGCAGGACCTGCTCCCAAGCCGTTGCCGCGGCCAGTTCTTCGGCCGAGGGCGGAACATCGCGTGGGTCGGGTGCTCCCATCGCGATCCACTTCTCAAAGTCAGCGATCACCCGATCGTCCAACTTTGCGCCGTCTTGTGGCATGTTCATTCCGACCACTTCGTGGCGAAGAATCGGCAATAAGCGACTTTCGGCGGGGTTTCTCGGCACGATGATCGCGCCGCCGTCGCCCCCTTTCAACAGGGCTGCACGATGATCGACGGCCAATTCACTGTCGGCTCGTATCGCAGAATTGTGGCACTTGTAACACTGTTCCACGAGAACCGGACGGATCTTGGTCTCAAAGAACTCAATTTGCGACGGATCGATCGGGTCGGCGGCCGGCGTCAGGCGCGCACCAACCACCACGATCCCACAAACGATGGCACACACAAATCCACGTGCTCGAAACATCCGCCGACTCCAGGCTCGTTGCTCACATTGCAGTTCTGACAACCGGTCACCGTGTCATGAGTGCTGATTGAATTCATCCGACGCCTGACGCGCCCCGTGCTTGACCACTTCACCAATCACTTCAAATTCATCCTCAGGAATGCGCGACATCGGTGCGGCAATCGTAATCGCGCCCACCGCATTTCCATGCCGATCAAGAATCGGCGCCGCGACACAGTGAATACCGGCCATTCCCTCGGCTCGATCAACGGCAAACCCCATTTCGCGAATTTGCACTAGCTCTTGTCGAAACGCTTTGCGAGAGCTGATCGTCGTCTCGGTAAATCGCTTAAACTGAAGCTTCTCAACGACGACATCGCGTTCCTCCTCGGGCAGAAATGCCACGATCGCCTTTCCAGGAGCGCAGCTATAGCACGGACAGCGGGCCCCCAGGTCGGCGGAGTATTTGAACGGGTGCACCGAAAGCAGTTGCTCGATCACCACCATCTCGACACCGTTCAGGCAGCATAACTGCGTCGTTTCACCCGTCGCGTTCCGTACCCGACGCATCGCGGGAAATGCACTCTCGGCGAATCCGCGGGAGGGTGTCCGCGGTTGCCCGAGCGAGAGCAGGCGGTTCGTCATAAAGTATCGTTTGGTTCGGTCATCGCGTGAGAGATAACTCAATTCGACAAGAGTTCTCACGATCCTCAGGACTGACGCCCCGGGCAGAGCCAATTCGTCAGTGATCTCGCGCAGCGTCGCCCCTTCAGGCCGTCCGGCCAAAACCTCCAGCACATCCAGCCCGCGTTGCAGGCTGGTCACCTCGGACCGGGACTTCGGCTTCAGATTCTCACCGCTCATAGACGACACGCCCTGACAATTTCAATGGATGAACCGATTTCACTATTGAAATCTTGTTCCAGACACTTGTCAAGGTGTGCTCAGCCCCGGCGCGCTTCGAAAACTCGAGTCATTCTGCGCGCGACGACGCGGCGTGAATCAAATTTCGCTGAACGCATCGAAGACGGAAGGCCACATTCGGCCTTTTTTTTTGCGCCGCGCACGCCGAACAGACTGTTGAACTCATCTATTTGAGTTCAATCTGAATCGCATCCGTGCCACCCGGGGGAATTTCCACCACGACGCCTGAGGTGTCGGGACTCTGATACTTCTTGTCGATCTTGACTTTCGGTGGAGGTGGGGTCGTTCCAATCCTGACGAGTCCCTTCGACATCGGGTCATCCTCCGGGTTGCCCACGTAATTGATCGCGACGCGATGTGAACCTGGGACCGCTCCATCGTTCGGCCGATTCGTCCCCAACACGAACTGTCCGTCTTTGTCGGTCATTCCAATCGCAGAGCGATCTTTTTCAGGAGCCAGAAGCACCGAATGAAAGGGAAGGGGCTTCCCCTGGTAAAGCAGCACTCCTTTGGCAGGTACCGTTGCGACAATCTTGCCCGTCGGCTGTGCCGGCGCACACCCAACAACACCCCAGACTGTGACGAGCAGAAGTCGGAGTCGCGCCGATACCTTAAGCCCCCTCATGTTCTTCTCCTTTTCAACTTCACGCAGTTCATCGGCCGAGATCGCCGTGACCGATGAACTGAAAACAACAGGCATACCCATCCAGAAGACGGTCACGATTAAGAAGTCAGTCGCGTTGGATTAGTAGTCGCCTAGAGTTTCCCCGTTCGACTTCGTTCCAACGCCATTCCAGACCGTTGCATCCACGTTTTCGCTTGCAAACCGGACAGACCCATCAGCCAAGACGTAGTTCACACCGCCAGGATGATAGCTGCGAGCCGCCATATGCCCTTGATAGAGCGTGCGGGTGATACAGTCGCGCAGCTTTGCATTGGGCGTCAGCGTGTGCGTGTAGTAGGTCGCGACATTCAATCCGCGGTACCATTCCAACCCGCGATACGTCCACCCAGGCAACGCGCGGTTCTCACATTGCGAAGCATTCGGAAACAAGAGATCAGCGCCCGCCCAAGTCGTCCCAGCCGGCGGCGCGGTCGCCACGCGAAAGTCATTCGGGTCCCCTGCGGCAACGATTGCCATCGAGGCGCTACCCGACTGAGCCGCATTCCCATTGTTCGGTCCCAACTTGATCTCCGCAAACATGGCGGTACTGCTTGTCCCGTCAGTCACATCTCGAATGCGAGTGCTGGAGTTGCGGAAAAACATGCCGTGGTACTGAGTTGACGGGATCGTAGTGGACGGATTCCCGACGGTCGTCATCGTTCCTGCCATGTTCGCATGTGAGCCCAAACACTGCATGTAATTTGTTGACTCGGCCTGGACAAGCTGCGCGACCAAATTGATCTGCTGCATTGGATCAGAGGGACAATGAAAACCTGGAACAACCAGCATTCGTTCCAGAGCTTCAGACGCGGCTGGGTTTCCGTTGATCTGATCATTAATGTCATGCGCATTATAGGCATTTCCCTGATCAAGATACGGCAGAATGTAAAACTGGGCAGACGCCTGTGGAATCTCGCCCGCCCCAAAGTTGTAGGAACAGTCCCCCATCGGGAATACCGAGAATGACGACTCGTAGTTGTGCAGTGCGAGTCCGATCTGCTTGAGATTATTCTTACATTGCGTTCGTCGTGCCGCTTCTCGCGCCTGTTGAACAGCAGGCAATAACAAGGCGACCAGCACCCCAATAATCGCAATCACCACTAAAAGCTCAATCAACGTAAATGCACGCCTTTTCGACATCACGAATCTCCAGTCAAATTAAAATGACGATTCAAAAACAGCATCAAATCCGCATTCTGGATGTATCAATGGGGCAACGATCATGGATCAAACAGGGGGGAAAGGCCCATTGGTCGTCACGAAGTCATGGCGAGTTTGAATCTTCGCAGCGCCAGCCGCCGTCGCTTCAACAAGAATTTGCCCCCTGCGGTGGCCGTTACCGCGCATGTTTTCATGCTCTCGATCGCCGTCCTTCGTTGCGACAACGGGAACACAACCGTATTCAGACTTCTTGAAGGATTGACGATGATCTCGTGAAAACTGGTGGAACCCGATCAAACATTGCGTTCATCGGGATCGCGCGTTGACTCTCGAACAGGTCGGCACAAATGAAATCACGACAGATCTAATAGCACCACACACCTTACAATTGTGTAACGTCAATCAGAATTGAATTCTTTGGTCTTCAGAAGAATGTCACACACTCGCGGACTCCATTGAAACGGAGTCCGCGATCAACTTTGCGACAATTCCGTCTGAAACAGGCAAAAAACGACATGGCGTATCGAACAATCCTCGATGATAAGTCGTTGTGATTTGTTCAGAATTGAAAGGCAAACTTAAATCGAAATGACTGCATTGTTGATGTTAACTATTCTACAAACAAATCGAGTGAGTCAATAAGAATAATATCGCCGGTCGAAACCTACAAATGGCCGGCACCATGCCTTATAACAAATCGAAGAACATATACGTAAACACACAATGCAATGCACACCCGAACACACATCCTTCATCCAGTCGCCAGTTGAATTTAGACAACAGGCACTTTGAGATTCGCGAGCAAGGCGCGTTCTTGAGTCGGAGCGGCACAGGGTCGTTCACGAGTCGGGGATTGACACATTGTCATCGCAGCAGACGTGTGACGCCGCGTAAGGCTCGTGCAGCCGAGTCAGCCCTTGCCGATCAAAATGGATCGATTCCCATTGATGAGTCGTGAACAGAGCGATGAGTGGTACCCGTGCCGGTGAATTCAGCAGCCTGTACAGGAATTCGTGGAGAGCCTGCCAACGATAACCGGTAGAGATCCTTATCTTTGTTGTTCGATTTCGCGGGGATTCGCAGGGCCGATACCAGTACGAGGCGCTTGAAGTCACATGCGGACTTCTTCATAAACAATGCAACGCCGTGGAGCCACCTCATGCCGGAACTGCCTGATATCATGATCTATCTCGATGCCCTACAGCCACGGGTGCACGATCAGCGCCTGGAGCAGGTACGCATCGCCAATCCGTTCCTGCTTCGCACTGTTGATCCACCCATCGAATCACTGATCGGCAAGCGAGCAACTCACCTGAAGCGTCTGGGAAAACGCATCGTGATCGGGTTCGAAGGAGATCTCTGGTTGATCATGCACTTGATGATTGCCGGGCGATTGCACTGGAAGCCGGTCGGCACGAAGCTGCCCGGTAAGATGGGACTGGCCGCATTCGACTTCACGAATGGAAGTCTCACGCTGACCGAGGCTGGTTCTAAACGTCGGGCGTCGATTCATCTCGTCGCAGGAGAAGACGCAGCCAACAGACTCGACGCAGGCGGGATCGATGTGCTGAAGATGACTTCGAAGCAGTTTGCACAAGCTCTTACCAAGGACAACCACACCCTTAAACGAAGCCTGACCGACCCACGTCGATTCAGCGGGATCGGAAACGCCTATTCTGACGAAATCTTGCATCACGCGCGATTGTCGCCCATCAAACTGACACAAAGGCTGACGGCGGACGAAGTCCAACGCTTGTATGTCGCCGTTCGTGAAACGTTGAAAGACTGGATCGCACGACTCAGACAACAAACCGGCGACAAATTTCCCGAAGGAGTCACTGCATTCCATCCCGAGATGGCTGTCCATGGTTGCTTCGGACAGCCCTGTCCCGATTGCCACGCGCCGGTTCAGCGAATTCGCTATGCCGACAACGAAACAAACTATTGCGCTCGCTGTCAAACCGACGGACAAGTCCTGGCCGACCGATCTCTGTCATGTTTGCTGAAGAATGACTGGCCGCGTTCAATCGATGAATGGGACTAGCTCTCCTACTGAACGGAGGGATGGGCCAACCGCGGACTTTGAGGTCCGTGCGCGATCAGGCAGACGCTTCCGCCATGATCGGCTTCGTTGAATCGAGCACCAATGCGGCACACCCGGACAGGACGAACATTCCCGCACACACGGCGAAGAGATTGTTCCAATCCTGCAGGGCTGGGGTCTCGCCAAGTACCGCGTTGTAAATCAGCGGAGCGATCGCGGCTCCTAGATTGCCGAACATGTTGGTCCAGCCCATGATCGATGCGGTGAACTTTCCGCCGACATCCTGCGCATACGCCCAGAGCGCGGGAACCCCCAAATCACAGCAGAACGTGGCCATGCTCAGACCGACAATGATCACCCACGGCAACCAGCGAGAATGAGGATCGGGCGTCGAAGCCAGCCCGACGAACAGACACATCAGATACCCGCATGCGGCCATAAACCGCGTGATCATCACCGGCAGTCGACGGCCCCACTTCAGACCAAATTGCCGCGCCATTCGATCTGTCCACCAGCCACCGCAAAACATCCCGAGAATCCCCGCCAAGGTGGGAACGGCGGTCATCAGCGCTTGTTCGTTCAGTGGTACTGTGTGCACGCGTTCCAGATACCGCGGGAGCCAAGTCACAACGAATAGCCACCCAATGTTCGTGAACAACTGTGTCAGGCTGTTCCCCCACAAACTGGCAGTCGTTAGTACGGCCCTCCAAGGAAACGGAGGTTGATCTGCTGGCGCCGATCGGCTGTGATTCTTGTCACTCCCTTCGATCAGTTCACATTCGGCCTCGTTACACCAGGGATGTTGTCGCGGCGTATCTCGACAGATGATGGCAAAGGCAATTGCGATCACAATCCCCGCGGTACCGTACGCAATCAACACGGGACGCCATTCTCCCGCGTATGCCGTCATCAAGGCGGCTGTGAGGATTGGAGCGAGGCACGCCCCCGTGCGGCCACCAAGTGCCACCATCGAACTGGCCGCGCCCCGACGCGCGACGGGAAACCAGGCTCGAACCAGCCCACTACTGACGGGAAAGGCTCCCGCCTGAGCCGCGCCGCAGAGGAATCGAAGCTGCAAGATTTGCCAGACTTGTGTCGCGGCACCAATCATTCCCGTGAAGAGCGACCAGCCCAGGATGTACGCCGTCAGCATTTTTCGCGGACC from Schlesneria paludicola DSM 18645 carries:
- a CDS encoding IclR family transcriptional regulator, which codes for MSGENLKPKSRSEVTSLQRGLDVLEVLAGRPEGATLREITDELALPGASVLRIVRTLVELSYLSRDDRTKRYFMTNRLLSLGQPRTPSRGFAESAFPAMRRVRNATGETTQLCCLNGVEMVVIEQLLSVHPFKYSADLGARCPCYSCAPGKAIVAFLPEEERDVVVEKLQFKRFTETTISSRKAFRQELVQIREMGFAVDRAEGMAGIHCVAAPILDRHGNAVGAITIAAPMSRIPEDEFEVIGEVVKHGARQASDEFNQHS
- a CDS encoding DUF1559 domain-containing protein, translated to MSKRRAFTLIELLVVIAIIGVLVALLLPAVQQAREAARRTQCKNNLKQIGLALHNYESSFSVFPMGDCSYNFGAGEIPQASAQFYILPYLDQGNAYNAHDINDQINGNPAASEALERMLVVPGFHCPSDPMQQINLVAQLVQAESTNYMQCLGSHANMAGTMTTVGNPSTTIPSTQYHGMFFRNSSTRIRDVTDGTSSTAMFAEIKLGPNNGNAAQSGSASMAIVAAGDPNDFRVATAPPAGTTWAGADLLFPNASQCENRALPGWTYRGLEWYRGLNVATYYTHTLTPNAKLRDCITRTLYQGHMAARSYHPGGVNYVLADGSVRFASENVDATVWNGVGTKSNGETLGDY
- a CDS encoding Fpg/Nei family DNA glycosylase, encoding MPELPDIMIYLDALQPRVHDQRLEQVRIANPFLLRTVDPPIESLIGKRATHLKRLGKRIVIGFEGDLWLIMHLMIAGRLHWKPVGTKLPGKMGLAAFDFTNGSLTLTEAGSKRRASIHLVAGEDAANRLDAGGIDVLKMTSKQFAQALTKDNHTLKRSLTDPRRFSGIGNAYSDEILHHARLSPIKLTQRLTADEVQRLYVAVRETLKDWIARLRQQTGDKFPEGVTAFHPEMAVHGCFGQPCPDCHAPVQRIRYADNETNYCARCQTDGQVLADRSLSCLLKNDWPRSIDEWD
- a CDS encoding MFS transporter, whose translation is MSDVEAEAKRGSSKLAESFVDAQPAAARSTSVRIQLTGMLTVMGCLLYLDRYAVGIASERIREDLQMTQTQMSWFLSLFFWSYALSQVPAGWLSDRFGPRKMLTAYILGWSLFTGMIGAATQVWQILQLRFLCGAAQAGAFPVSSGLVRAWFPVARRGAASSMVALGGRTGACLAPILTAALMTAYAGEWRPVLIAYGTAGIVIAIAFAIICRDTPRQHPWCNEAECELIEGSDKNHSRSAPADQPPFPWRAVLTTASLWGNSLTQLFTNIGWLFVVTWLPRYLERVHTVPLNEQALMTAVPTLAGILGMFCGGWWTDRMARQFGLKWGRRLPVMITRFMAACGYLMCLFVGLASTPDPHSRWLPWVIIVGLSMATFCCDLGVPALWAYAQDVGGKFTASIMGWTNMFGNLGAAIAPLIYNAVLGETPALQDWNNLFAVCAGMFVLSGCAALVLDSTKPIMAEASA